GAAGGATTATCATATATTGCCGGTGGTTCCGGCTTAAAAGATATATTTCATTTTGATGATCAAAAAAGAAATCATTTTCTCTCTCAGCTTCAACGATTGTCCATTCAATATGATTACATTATTTTTGATATGGGAGCAGGGATTACAAATGAAAGTTTGCAATTAATCTTGTCCTGTAACGAAATAATCTTGATTTCAACATGCGAACCTACCGCAATGACAGATGCTTACTCTGCCATGAAATTTATCCACAACCACGATCAAAATATACCTTTTCAGTTGGTGGTCAATCGTGCGATAAGTGCAAAACATGCCACAAATACTGCTGTAAGGCTACAATCTGTTTCTCGAAAATTCTTGAACAGAAGCCTTTCCCATTTGGGGTCGTTACCTGACGATAAGTATGTGACGTTAGCTGTGATGGAACAAACTCCATTTGCATTAAGATTTCCCAACAGTCATGTAAGTCGTGCTGTCCAAGACATTGCTTCAAATTATTTACG
This window of the Sutcliffiella horikoshii genome carries:
- a CDS encoding MinD/ParA family protein; the encoded protein is MNDQARALREQVKRSKESPQEDPAIRQEARAIAVMSGKGGVGKSNFSLNFSLSLQKKGYNVLLFDMDIGMANIDILLGVTQRYSILHLFERNLPLEEIVQKGPEGLSYIAGGSGLKDIFHFDDQKRNHFLSQLQRLSIQYDYIIFDMGAGITNESLQLILSCNEIILISTCEPTAMTDAYSAMKFIHNHDQNIPFQLVVNRAISAKHATNTAVRLQSVSRKFLNRSLSHLGSLPDDKYVTLAVMEQTPFALRFPNSHVSRAVQDIASNYLRGQDTNSTKKTNSFIHKLRRLFG